Part of the Lepidochelys kempii isolate rLepKem1 chromosome 8, rLepKem1.hap2, whole genome shotgun sequence genome is shown below.
TGAGCGTATCACTGTGAGAGAGGGGCCAAACTTGAGTGATGCTGGAACCCAGTGCACCAGATCACAACACCTATTGTGGAGAGTTGAGCCCAGACAGTTCTGTGACACTGACACATTCTGGTGACCCAATTTTTGCGTTTCAACCCATGGGTTGAGAAACTCCATGTTAAGCAAGTCCTTTAAGTCAGGGCATAGGTGTGCTGAATTGCTACAGCACCATAGTTAAAATTCAAATTATGCAATCCCTGCACTGGCATGCAGGAGAGCCACAGTGTCCCCATGAGCTAGTGATTATACATATCCCTATGCTGACTGGCTGCAACTGGCCCAAAGAGGCTCATCCATGAGCTGCTAGAActacttccttccttcccaacCCTGTCAAATCCACTTTACCTCAAATCATTAAGGTGTGGAGGTAAAGAGGGGGATATAATCCTTTAGTGAAGAATCAGATGGGTGTTACAAGCTGTGTATTGCAAATAGTGATGCTGAAGTATGGTCATTGTGAGACTACTGCAGTCTGGTACAATCTGTCTCTGCACTGGCTGCCAGAGTGCAGTTATTGGTCCAGAGAAAAACGCGTAACAGCACAGACACACTTCACAAATGTATTAGTCAGGCAAGGACTGAGAAGGCAAAGTAGGTCAAGTGTAATACCATAACCTTGGGGGCATTAGCTCATGAGTGAGGATAGTTTGATACCCAAGACTACCAGAAATATACCTATTGTAATAGTTTCACTGTGAAGTGTCTGCAAAggtgcttatgctcaaataaatgtgttagtctctaaggtgccacaagtactccttttcttttaggattACCAGAATATGATGAGGACCTGAGGTCAGGAATAGAACACTTCTGTGCCTGGATCTAACCAATGCCATAAGCATTAGTTCTCAGTTCATTTGGAAGAACACATCATCCTCCAAGTTAAAAGAGCTCACCTTATCTTCAACGGTCGAGTCATTTTCTTTATTATCTTCAGTTTTGTCATTTTCTTTATCTTCCTCATCTGATCCTTCTGTTTCTGCAAGGAAAGTTTGTGGAGGAGAATAATGATATTTGCTATACACTGTTAAACCATCTATTTTGCTTGGTTCAATTGTTTAGAGGTAAGCATCCCCCTCTTTCTCGTGATGAGTATTATGTGCAACTTTGGAACAGTCAAAGTGACATTGCAGCCTTTGCACTACCCACCGTGCTCAAAACATTAGTTACTCTAGTTCTACAGTAGCAGTTTAACATTAAATTTTCTGACTTAGTGCTGCCTAGAATGGAAGTTTATTTAGGGCTAAATTCGGATGTATTCCATGggagctcccagtgaagtcaatggagttataaaCAGTCACCCAATGACTGGTATGTCATCCTACAAGTCACAAATGTTTTCAGCAAGATAGTATTTCTCACCCGATGTGTGGTAGCTGTGTCTAAAACTCAAATGCAAACTGCTTATGAATTCAGACAACTTGCTATTTTGCAGTGCCAGTTCAGCTTGTGAATTTATGGGGCAGCAAAGTGCTTTAAATGTAGAGTTACATAATTAATCCTAGCAATGGGaagtcggggcggggggggggaggaacctggggaagtgggagggggggatGGCGGCCAGCATTTACTTTTGGGCACAAGCCATCTGATACATAAGGGAAGTGGATGGGAAAGCTTGCTATACACCAGGATTGGTATCCTATGCCAGCGTGGCAAATACAAAATATATCTGGAAAAAGAAGGTTCTGTTTTGTTTGGAAGCTGGAACCAGCCTGTGAGCTGGTCAAATTTTACTTTTCTTGAGGAAGCCAGTTACTTTTGACAAAAAGAACATAGGTGTGGGAGGTCAACAGTGGTAACTGCCATAACTAGAGCTAGATTCAACAGCCACATTGGCAATGGCATACCTGCTGCAAAAACAGACCAAGTTTCTATGTATGAGATGTAATTGATTAGAGTGAGAATAAAGATACTAGGTGTTTAGCTTCCTAATAAGAGACTTTTAGATAATTTACCTCTGCAAACGTGACCAACACTTGAGGCTGGAGGACAAGACATTTATTAGACCACGATGTGGTTGTCAAATAAGCACTTCCAAAGTTAATAAATGGACATCAGTGGGCTTTTTTTCTTATCATCTGGGAAACAAGAGTTAAGAACTATTTTTCTTGTGGGTACAGACTGAGTCTGCGGCAAGAGAAAGAATACAAGGGTCTACCTGCACAATGTATGGTAATTGAAGATactttacaccagtggttctcagccagggtacacatacccctaaGGGTATGTAGAGgtcaaggggtacatcaactcatcttgatatttgcctagttttatgaCAGGcaatataaaaagcactagcaaagtgagtacaaactaaaattgcatAGAGACTATGagttgtttatattgctctatatactatacattgaaatatAAGTAGAATATTTATATTCTCATCAGACTGCAAAAAGGCATACAATAGTCTGGaagggttgagagccactgctttacaGTGTAGCTACATTACATTCTTTGTGATTGGTACAGACAGTTCCATTGTGATGTTCAACATGAGAAATGCCTTTAGTATTGTCCAGAGGTTGCTAAGGAAATTAAGAGACTGCATGGATATTCGATCACTATTAAATGAGGCTGTGAATAGCTCAACTGGTACAAGCATGCAGTCATTCCGATTGTTGGAAAATCAAGATACTATGTGATGATTTATAGCCTCTTAAAGTCTAAGTGTATGTTATTTTGGAAAGCATATGGAGTTTGTTTTCTGGTTTGTTAGGACAGTTAAGCAGCTATTAAATGAAGCAGAACAACATGAAAAGCTACTTAGGAAGAAGCTTGTATTAGCTAGCACCAATTTACAATGGAATTTTAAAGCCTATCATATTAAATTTAAGTTTCACAATGAAGTTCATTCTTTAGTCACTGAGATTCCACAGAAGAGTTCAAATTCTCATAACAAGGAGACGTGCTATTATATGTATCAATTCAGTGGATTCTACTTTACTGCCCTTACTGTCTAGAATGGGAGATTAGGACCAGAGGCAACTTGTGGTTCAAATTATTTGAAGGTTAGTGCAATAAACCCAGATACATGCAAGTGGACATCCATTCAGTATTCTCTACCAGCCTAGTTAATGCTTTCCAAACATTACCACTGAAGCCCCAAAATGATATCCACATAAAGATTTTGCTTTGCAGTTAGTTAAGCATTAGACAGAAACTAAAACTATTCACTGCTCCTTGAAACTTAACTGAAGCCAGTTACTTGGAGGACTTTAATATCCAAGTGCCCCTTGTTTGAGACCTTCCATTAGTCTATGGCAAACAGAAAATTCTGAATGGAAATGTAACTTTTAACCCCTGGTTAGCAAGTCAAATCCATCAAGTAATCCACCCACAAGTACTTCTCCTATCCCTGTTACCTTCACCCTCTTCCATCAGGtcatctttctcctcttctttttctaCCTTAGCACCATCTCCCTCTTCCATCAggtcatctctctctttctctacctTAACAGCTACTTCaactttttcttcagtttctaTTTCATTAGCTGGCTCTTTGCCCTCTGCAGGTGTAGTGGCATTTCCAGCTGCAAACAATGTTTCTTTTGAGGCCAGTGCCTCTTTTGACTTGTTTAGCTTCTCTTCCATGGCTTCTGCCACTGCCTCCTCTTCGGTGGCTGCCTCTACCTGCTTTTCCGTGGCTTCTGCCTCGGCTTCTGCCACTGCCTCCTCTTCCGTGGCTTCCTCTACCTGCTCTTCTGTGGCTTCTGCCACGGCCTCCTCTTCCGTGGCTTCCTCTACCTGCTCTTCTGTGGCTTCTGCCACGGCCTCCTCTTCCATAGCTACCTCTGCCTCCTCTTCCGTGGCTGCTTCTGCCGCTGCCTCCTCTTCCGTGGCTGCTTCTGCCGCTGCCTCCTCTTCCGTGGCTGCTTCTGCCGCTGCCTCCTCTTCCGTGGCTGCTTCTGCCGCTGCCTCCTCTTCCGTGGCTGCTTCTGCCGCTGCCTCCTCTTCCGTGGCTGCTTCTGCCGCTGCCTCCTCTTCCGTGGCTGCTTCTGCCTTGGCTTCTGCCGCTGCCTCCTCTTCCGTGGCTGCCTCTACCCGCTCTTCCGTGGCTGCTTCTGCCACTGCCTTCTCTTCTGTAGCTGCCTCTACCTTGGCTTCTGCCACAGCCTCCTCTTCCGTGGCTGCCTCTACCCGCTCTTCTGTGGCTTCTGCCACTGCCTCCTCTTCCATAGCTGCCTCTACCCGCTCTTCTGTGGCTTCTGCCACCTGCTCTCCTGCCACTGTCTTCTCCTGCATATCTGCCTCTACCTGCTCTTCTGCCTTTTCTTTAAGCTTCGTCTCTACGTCAGCAATTGCTTCCTCTTCTCTTGTTTTACCTCCCATCTCCACATCCTCTCCTTCTGTTTCCTTCCCAGCTTCATTCAGTACTGGAGACTCTTCTGCAGATTTTTTGgattcttccttttcccccatgGCGTTATATACCTGCTCTCTCAACTCCTCCCTTGCTTCTTCTACATAGTTAAGGAAGATGAAGCATAAACATTTCTTCGAGTTTAGTGATAAAAGCATTAATGGAAATTGAAAATACCACCCTCAGACCCtccaacgtgtgtgtgtgtagcacaTGTTCCTAAACTCAATTCCTTTTGAAATCTAAAGAAGCTGGGTCCCAAGCAACAAACTCTGGGAGATCCTACAATCTTGTAAGTGACCACTCAAGCAATATACAGTTTTATGCATTAGCATTTTTAGTCACAGCTGAGCAAGAAATGCCAAGTTAAATCCATTTGTCTAGATGGATAAAAACTCCTTGTGCAATAATCCTCTGCAATGTATGATAGAATGAAAACTGCCCTTGAACTTTTAAAGTGAGGACAGTTTGGTGAGTCTGACCCAAAATAAATTCTTCCCTTATGACCAACTTTAAGCGAATGATACCACATGCCACTGTACTGCTGCAAGTGCACAAAGCAGTCCTAGCTGGCTGGAAAGCTTAGAACAGGAAAGGAAGTTTGAGTGTAATGCTTCACAATTGACAAATTTTGTGACCCCTTGACTCAAAGCTAGTGTGAACGAAGAGTTTCCCAAACCTAGctaaaagatttttattttgcaAGAAATTTATAGAACAAGATTCTTCCACCTGCTAAAAGTTTTGGTACAAAGTTTCAGATCATCTAGGGAAGCAAAGTAAAGAATCCAGGTCCAATATTTACACAAGGCAATACAGCTTGGCATCTCTATGGCAGGTTAGACAACTCTACATACCATCTATGTTATCAGCATTTTCTACCATTGAGTCATCTTCTGCTTTTTcgccttcttcttcttcttccactTGCACTCCTTCCAAGGCATTTCCCAATACACCATTCTCCATTCTAGAAAAATAGAAGCAAGTCAGCTGCACACAAGCACCAAGGAATACATTTTGTGCTCAAAGGAACATACCATTTGACTGCTCTACCTAGCACCTCTCCCACCAACAGGTCTTCTACTATACCCGTTCTAGCCTGCAAAAGCCTCCTATTCCAGGCCAGACTCTTGATTTCAGTAGATACTGAGCATCATGCCATACTTGTGTGGCAAGAGAACATGGTGATGATGctctaaaaatatttcagatagATGGACTGATGCCCTATAACTCCAGTTAGACTTTTGCTAGTGATCTAGGTAAGAACAGTTCCCTTTTGCCTGCCCTGTCCTCCATATTATATTTCTCCTATTTTTCCTTGAGTTCAAGTGTTCTATCAATGACCTACCCCCTTATTCTAATACCCATTCCCCACTTGTAAGGTACAGCTACcccatttaaatttttatttttaaagagaggcAATTACATTTAACTGTTGTTTCATCCCAAAGGCTCCAAACTAACATTTTTAGTTGCTTCTATCAAAGTACTCCACCACTTGTATCCTTTTATAAAGAAATTAAAGTATCATCTTAAACTGTCAAAATCTAGGAAGAGGGATACTAGGTATTCAGAGGACTGACAAGCCAGCTAGAGGGTCTTTGTTAGTATACCTTGCTAACTCCAGGAGAGATTTTCCATAGTAAAAAAAAGCTTCTGCACATTCATCAGCTGTCTCACCATACTTTTTACCCCtacaaagaaaaatacaaaagttaGTACATCTTATTTGCACCATGTTTTGAAATAGCTTTACATTACCAGATACGCAACATTTAAATCTTTTCGGGGTGGGAAAGTCAATTTCCAAGCGGTTACCTCCCACGTGACCGCCACCCTTAGGCAAATGTCAGTTCTCTCCCTTCTGAGTTCTCTCCCTTCTGATAACTGGAATAGTTTTTACTGAAAGTTCTGGTTGCTCAGAGCACCCGACAGTGGGTTTTCAAGACTGTCCTCTGTTCTAAATGCTCTTTTCCTCGAGAGGCTAAGCAATTTGCCTCTGCTTTGCTTGCAATTGATAGATTATGTTTCTCTAGCGGTTAGACTTATGAGATCTGCATTGCAGAACACTCTTTATTTTGCAATATATGGGCTGGTTTGGTTTCTTGAGATGTTGATTTCTGAGGCACTGTAGGCCACTACTCCAATAGTTAAGTGTCTAAGCAGCACAAATGTATTATTTCAAAAGAAATCTACATAGACATGGTACAATCCTCAATTTTCCTGGTAATTATATTCAGATACTTGCAGACTACCTATAAAGACAGCTTGTCTAGGCCCGAGATGAGTATCTACATTTCAGCTTGATTCACTTCAGTGATGTACCCAAAACAAGAATCCAAGTAAAAAGCAATGTGTTCAGTTACTTACAATATACTAGCAGCCTCCTGGAATGCATTAACAGCTGCCGGAATATTTCCCAATACCAAGTGTTTCTGCCCTAAGCCCAGCAGTTTTTTGGCTTCTCCATCCACATCCATACTGTAAAGTTACAGAACACGGGCTGAGTTAGACACTGTACAGTTGGGAGAGCATCTCCAAGTGTACAAACTGGAGGGAGGTTTGTAGCCTCCTGCTGTTCACACAATTTCATTTCCCAGACTCTTTAAATCCAGCATTCAAACTCTTCCCACCAAGACTCAAACACCAACCAGCAAGGTGTGTAGAAGCACTAAATAGcaagcccttccccctcccccccacatgaTTATTCAGTTATGGTTAGAGAACTTTCATCTGCACCAGCACTAAGGGGACAAAGATTTTTCCATTTCtcacattaaaataaatttaaccATTAACTGCAAGAAGCAGATCCCAGAAAGACTGCTTAATAGCCAACTTTCAGTCTTCAGCTAAGTCAGAGGCTTGTATACAACACTCCAACATGAGAAGAGTTTACATTGAAAAGGTGACAGAGAAAACTGTATAAAGTCCTGCAGAAAGAAGGGgacagttcagtggtttgagcattggcctgctaaacccagggttgcgagttcaatccttgagggggtcatttagggatctgggccaaaaattggcgattggtcctgctttgggcagggggttggactagatgacttcctgaggtcccttccaaccctgatattctattctatgatctatgaagACAGGAAGCTCAGCTGCATAAAAGTGGAACATTGGCCTATTACCACCCattaaaaaacccccacacatTTGTCATGCAGCCATGACTAAAGCAAACTTTTGCGCTACAGCTGCCTGCGGAAGGAATCACAGGCTGTTAATGCAGTGTTTTTCTGGAATAAGGACTTAACTGGTGTTAGCCCAGAGAGGGGGAGCAGAAGAGTATTCCTAAACTGTGGTTTCTTGTATGGCAACATGAGACATCTATAGCCTTTAATATCTAGAGCTAAGCACAATGTCagatttaaatattaatttgaaaTAAGATCCACTATTaccctcttttttttgtttgccaACTTAGCCTGCTAACTCACAAATCCCTTACCTATCAGTTTTGTCTGCAGAAGTGGAGGGAGCAGCCAATTCCTCTTCCATTCTACAACTGAAGATTCAACAAGCAATTAGAATGGATTTGCAGTGTTGTACATGGTGTTACCAAATGGTGATGAAGTGACTAGAAGTCCACATTTTCAGAATCAGTGATATGAGAAATCTAGTGCACAATTTCAGACTTCTGACATTCCAGAATAGGTATCTGCAAGCTTGTCTATACTGTGGACCATTTTGTAATTATAGCGGATTAGAAATTTATGTAGAAAATTGACTTTTCATCAATAACCAACACTTCAGtttccccccccaaacaaaaattATTGGTTGTCTAATAAGAAAATAAGTAGGGAGAACCAGATCCTTTTCACAGAAGTGTTTCTTTAGTTAAAAACCCAGTTTTCTGTCAAAAGAAGTTGACTGAAAGATTTTGATCAGCCCTAATTTTAAGACAGAGGTAGTAGTCTTGGACTGCTGGCTAGCTCACCCATTCATGAACACCTCCCATCCCACTCAGAATCAACTGCATAACACCCAGGTCAACCACAGCAACTGCTTATATGGGAAATAATGAGTATGTTTTACCTATCTTAAGGTAGCTTTGTAGCTGAAAATAGGAAGCCAGCATCATGCATGTAGCTAGCTGTAGCCCACAGGATCACTATTCTGGAGTTTAGGAAACATCTCATCTAgtgcttaacaaaaaaaaaaaaaaaaaaaaaggggggggggggccactAAGTTTTCCCATGCATCATCTTAGAGTGGACTCAAGTGCCGTTCTCACTTTGAGAGTTCACTTCTCCTCCCAAACTACAAGTGTAACAGTATAGATGgcaaatagatttaaaaaaaacacacacacacaaaaacactttTCACTTTAAATAATCTGAGGTTTTTGTCAGAAGAACTTAATGTGACAATGGCCCTTAAGAGAGCACAGTATTTAGGGTAGCCAGTGCAGCCTGTTTCCTACCTCTGGCTCAGTGAAGGTGGAGGCCTTTGGTGAAATGAAGATGGGATTACAAAATGTGCCCTCTTCACCATGAACCATCACCCAACAGGACCACATGGAGCTGAGTCCTAATAGCCAGAGTATGTCCTAAGGAGAGGGGACAGCACTTTCTAAGTGGAGATTTGCTAAGAAGGCATACTGCTTTGTATACACAATTCAGTTAGGCTCAGCGCCTTTCTTTAGGCCTGGCTACACAGTTTACCTTTACCTACCTGCACAATTTAAAACCCAGCTTAGTTAAAGCAGTTAGTGCAGTTTTGTGGTTTGACACTCATGGGTTTCAAACCAAGGAGAGCatctaaacagaaagaaaaggcgtacttgtggcaccttagagactaacaaataaatttgttatttgactaacaaattaatttcatctgatgaagtgagctgtagctcacgaaatcttatgctcaaataaatgtgttagtctctaaggtgccacaagtacaccttttctttttgcaaatacagactaacatggctgctactctgaaacccatctaaaCAGAGTTGCACCAAAATAACCAATTTGGTTTTAGGAAGCCAATTCAGATTACATAAAAATTTGTATGTAGACAACCCTTTCAGTGACACAGGATactatctaggtacttatacaGCTCTTATCACCACAGTATCTCAATTATTACTGGACTTTATCATCCCAACACAGAGATAAGAACGTATTAGTCTAGGTGGGGAATGGAAACACAGAACACATTCACTCATATATGGTCAGATGGGAAATTTTTAGGTGAGATGAGACTGAACTCAGCTCTCCAGTGCCCTACCTACTAAACCAGCCTTCCTAACCCATGCTGTACAAGTTAGGGTAGTTATTTTGTAGAGAACTACAGCCGTACCTGGGGCTGCAAGTACAGAGATGTCTGTGTGGCCTGTGGGTATGGTGCCTACACCCCTGAACTCCAAATCCTACTCCGCCCCGGCCTTGGATTTAAAGTCTGCCCTTCAGAACTCCTGACTTCTAGAAAAGGGATCATAGGTACCCCATATAAAGGGGTATCCGAGGCTCAGCCCACTGGTGTTAATCACGTATACAACCCCCAACCCCTTCGCCTGGCTATGCCAAGCGCTGAGGCATCTTCACAATGAGGAAGTCACACAGCCAGGCTCCTATCAAAGCCAGGCCTGGCACAGGAGTGGAAGCCATAGGGCCAGACCTGGCATCCCACAGCCAAGGCTAATGGCTACGTTTACACGAGGTAGGTACAATGGGGCCTCCCACCCCATGAGGAGACAGtaccatgccccccacccccgagctgAGGGGAGCAATCACGGCCACACACTGCCTCCAGACACAAACATCACCATGGGGCGGGGTgactgcagccaccttccccgcccccccccaacacggccccagccccccccgcagcgcttgggggtggggggagtgactGCCCTCCACCACACACAGCCCCGCGCTCGGGGCGGGGCCTCGCTCCCTCAGGAGGCACCGCCCCTCATGGAGACAATAGGCCCTTTTCCCGCCTTTCCCCGGTCCGCCCCCGCCCCTTGTTTGGCGCCAAACCCCAACGGCGGCCGCTCACAGGCAGCGGCCGAGGGCACGTGACGCGGatagccccgcccccagcgccgCGGCAGGTTTGCCTTGTGGGGCTCCTCTGCCCCCAACCAACATGGCGGAGGCCGGGGCCGAGTCACGTGGGATCCCCCAGCGTTCCGAACGGGCCCGCGCGGCGCCCGGGCGAGGGCCGGCACGtaccaccgggggggggggcggcgccgCGCAGAGGGGAACCGGGCCAGGTCCCAGCCTTTCCCAGCGTCCCCCTTCCTCGCCGCCCCCGTCACTGCTCGCCCCAGCGGCGCGGAGCCACGGCCCTGCGGGTCGGCCCGCGCTactcgccccctccccccacaccggCTCCCCCCCACGCCGCTCGGCCCGCCCCCCACAGCGAAGCCGGCCTGGCGCGCCCAGCCCGTGCCGCGGTACCTAGGCGGGGGGCCTGGGGCGAGCTCAGCACAGGCGGCAGCAGATTTCATGGAGCCTGACAGGGGCGACGACGGCAGagtgcagcccccagcccctccggcTGCCTATATACCCCGAGGACACGCCCCAGACCCGCCTCGCGGCGCGCGCAAGCCCCGCGGACTGCTGCTCCCAGCGTCCTTCGCGGCCGTCGAGCGCGGCCCCCTCCGAACCCGGGATTGCACGGCATGCTGGGAAACGTAGTCCCCAAGGCGCGCCCCCGCCTGACCGACGCACGGCCGGCTGGGAAAGGTAGTCTGGAGACTGGCGCACAGcttgctgggaaatgtagtcacGGACCGCAGAGCATACTGGGAAACATACTCGGAAGGGGGGGTACTCTGCAGTAGCTGGCCCGCTGTGGGGACGGACGATGAAAAGAGAGGGGCTGCGGCCGCCGCCATCTTCCCTGCGGCCTCCACCGTCGGACTCCCTCAGTGCACCGTGCAGGCCCAGCCCCTcctgggagcctgcaccccaggccccctgctcctGAGGTCTGCATTGTGCACTTTCCTTCAGCACAACCCCTGTGGCGGGACTCGCGTCCACTCTGCACACCCCCTGTCACTGGCCTAGGCCCTCCCGATGCAGGCCCCCCGTAAGGGGATCTGCTGCTGCCCCATGGCGCTTCCCAAAAACGTCGGCCTCCACCAGCTGTGGGAGCACAAGCCAGGCACTTCCAACGCTGCTTTAAAGTGGAAGTTAGGTGTGCGCAGTCAAAACGTGCTAAAACAGATGCGGGGGTGCTACCCAGCCTAAGGGGGTGTGAACTCCTCAGAGGGACAGCGCCAGGACTGTTGGTGCTGCCCTTTAGACAAAGTATACGCCCCCACCCTTCCCAAGCTGAAGAGCCCTCCTGCTACCCCAGACCAATAATATTTTGCTCAATAGGCCACAGCAGTCATAAAAagtaaacaatgttttaaaaagcataaaGAATAGAGCTGAACATTAAAATAATCCCATCATATAAATCAatgctatacct
Proteins encoded:
- the NASP gene encoding nuclear autoantigenic sperm protein isoform X5; the protein is MVKRAHFVIPSSFHQRPPPSLSQSCRMEEELAAPSTSADKTDSMDVDGEAKKLLGLGQKHLVLGNIPAAVNAFQEAASILGKKYGETADECAEAFFYYGKSLLELARMENGVLGNALEGVQVEEEEEGEKAEDDSMVENADNIDEEAREELREQVYNAMGEKEESKKSAEESPVLNEAGKETEGEDVEMGGKTREEEAIADVETKLKEKAEEQVEADMQEKTVAGEQVAEATEERVEAAMEEEAVAEATEERVEAATEEEAVAEAKVEAATEEKAVAEAATEERVEAATEEEAAAEAKAEAATEEEAAAEAATEEEAAAEAATEEEAAAEAATEEEAAAEAATEEEAAAEAATEEEAAAEAATEEEAEVAMEEEAVAEATEEQVEEATEEEAVAEATEEQVEEATEEEAVAEAEAEATEKQVEAATEEEAVAEAMEEKLNKSKEALASKETLFAAGNATTPAEGKEPANEIETEEKVEVAVKVEKERDDLMEEGDGAKVEKEEEKDDLMEEGEETEGSDEEDKENDKTEDNKENDSTVEDKSFQESEEDEVGNLELAWDMLELAKVIYKRQETKEAQLHAAQAHLKLGEVSIESENYAQAIEEFQACLAVQQKYLEAHDRLLAESHYQLALAYHYNSQFDDAILQFRKSVEVIDKRMVMLTERIKKAEGGSTEDEKEIEELNGLLPEIKEKIEDSKESQKSARVAELALKATLVGGTTSSFTQSEESCSVSTIPVRKPADGTSQCVTDISHLVRKKTEKRPQVESGAAVESTV
- the NASP gene encoding nuclear autoantigenic sperm protein isoform X2 codes for the protein MVKRAHFVIPSSFHQRPPPSLSQSCRMEEELAAPSTSADKTDSMDVDGEAKKLLGLGQKHLVLGNIPAAVNAFQEAASILGKKYGETADECAEAFFYYGKSLLELARMENGVLGNALEGVQVEEEEEGEKAEDDSMVENADNIDEEAREELREQVYNAMGEKEESKKSAEESPVLNEAGKETEGEDVEMGGKTREEEAIADVETKLKEKAEEQVEADMQEKTVAGEQVAEATEERVEAAMEEEAVAEATEERVEAATEEEAVAEAKVEAATEEKAVAEAATEERVEAATEEEAAAEAKAEAATEEEAAAEAATEEEAAAEAATEEEAAAEAATEEEAAAEAATEEEAAAEAATEEEAAAEAATEEEAEVAMEEEAVAEATEEQVEEATEEEAVAEATEEQVEEATEEEAVAEAEAEATEKQVEAATEEEAVAEAMEEKLNKSKEALASKETLFAAGNATTPAEGKEPANEIETEEKVEVAVKVEKERDDLMEEGDGAKVEKEEEKDDLMEEGEETEGSDEEDKENDKTEDNKENDSTVEDKESEEDEVGNLELAWDMLELAKVIYKRQETKEAQLHAAQAHLKLGEVSIESENYAQAIEEFQACLAVQQKYLEAHDRLLAESHYQLALAYHYNSQFDDAILQFRKSVEVIDKRMVMLTERIKKAEGGSTEDEKEIEELNGLLPEIKEKIEDSKESQKSARVAELALKATLVGGTTSSFTQSEESCSVSTIPVRKPADGTSQCVTDISHLVRKKRKPEEETQQGDNEAKKSKPEPAVNGGGDAAPSGNEVAEKMEEETEKRPQVESGAAVESTV
- the NASP gene encoding nuclear autoantigenic sperm protein isoform X3, producing MKSAAACAELAPGPPPSCRMEEELAAPSTSADKTDSMDVDGEAKKLLGLGQKHLVLGNIPAAVNAFQEAASILGKKYGETADECAEAFFYYGKSLLELARMENGVLGNALEGVQVEEEEEGEKAEDDSMVENADNIDEEAREELREQVYNAMGEKEESKKSAEESPVLNEAGKETEGEDVEMGGKTREEEAIADVETKLKEKAEEQVEADMQEKTVAGEQVAEATEERVEAAMEEEAVAEATEERVEAATEEEAVAEAKVEAATEEKAVAEAATEERVEAATEEEAAAEAKAEAATEEEAAAEAATEEEAAAEAATEEEAAAEAATEEEAAAEAATEEEAAAEAATEEEAAAEAATEEEAEVAMEEEAVAEATEEQVEEATEEEAVAEATEEQVEEATEEEAVAEAEAEATEKQVEAATEEEAVAEAMEEKLNKSKEALASKETLFAAGNATTPAEGKEPANEIETEEKVEVAVKVEKERDDLMEEGDGAKVEKEEEKDDLMEEGEETEGSDEEDKENDKTEDNKENDSTVEDKSFQESEEDEVGNLELAWDMLELAKVIYKRQETKEAQLHAAQAHLKLGEVSIESENYAQAIEEFQACLAVQQKYLEAHDRLLAESHYQLALAYHYNSQFDDAILQFRKSVEVIDKRMVMLTERIKKAEGGSTEDEKEIEELNGLLPEIKEKIEDSKESQKSARVAELALKATLVGGTTSSFTQSEESCSVSTIPVRKPADGTSQCVTDISHLVRKKRKPEEETQQGDNEAKKSKPEPAVNGGGDAAPSGNEVAEKMEEETEKRPQVESGAAVESTV
- the NASP gene encoding nuclear autoantigenic sperm protein isoform X4, producing MKSAAACAELAPGPPPSMDVDGEAKKLLGLGQKHLVLGNIPAAVNAFQEAASILGKKYGETADECAEAFFYYGKSLLELARMENGVLGNALEGVQVEEEEEGEKAEDDSMVENADNIDEEAREELREQVYNAMGEKEESKKSAEESPVLNEAGKETEGEDVEMGGKTREEEAIADVETKLKEKAEEQVEADMQEKTVAGEQVAEATEERVEAAMEEEAVAEATEERVEAATEEEAVAEAKVEAATEEKAVAEAATEERVEAATEEEAAAEAKAEAATEEEAAAEAATEEEAAAEAATEEEAAAEAATEEEAAAEAATEEEAAAEAATEEEAAAEAATEEEAEVAMEEEAVAEATEEQVEEATEEEAVAEATEEQVEEATEEEAVAEAEAEATEKQVEAATEEEAVAEAMEEKLNKSKEALASKETLFAAGNATTPAEGKEPANEIETEEKVEVAVKVEKERDDLMEEGDGAKVEKEEEKDDLMEEGEETEGSDEEDKENDKTEDNKENDSTVEDKSFQESEEDEVGNLELAWDMLELAKVIYKRQETKEAQLHAAQAHLKLGEVSIESENYAQAIEEFQACLAVQQKYLEAHDRLLAESHYQLALAYHYNSQFDDAILQFRKSVEVIDKRMVMLTERIKKAEGGSTEDEKEIEELNGLLPEIKEKIEDSKESQKSARVAELALKATLVGGTTSSFTQSEESCSVSTIPVRKPADGTSQCVTDISHLVRKKRKPEEETQQGDNEAKKSKPEPAVNGGGDAAPSGNEVAEKMEEETEKRPQVESGAAVESTV